GGAACTGTGATATCTATTCGACCCATACCGTCACTGATTCCAAGTGGGGGGTTAAAATAATGCTTATGGCGAAACTAACAATAAATGAAAAAGACACTAGAATACTGAAATATCTGCAGCAAATCATAAGAGAAAACTATGAACCGAAACTTgaaaattcttaatcaataatTCTCATGCTAAATGCAGTATTATCACTATCATGAAAActtattttacaaataaaattgctgagttatTGTTTCTGCCGGATGGGGTAACAGCTCGCTTTTTTCCTCTAttgttatttaaaccgaagtaaAAGagttttggaaaagggtattacgcctatatggATATGCAAAATGATTTACCTTGAACTAAGCGTTCAGCCCATtatcacgattaatttttgaaattacacAGGAACTTTCccgcaaaataaaatgttgcacggttgtttttttttaacagggtaaaaacaggttgtaaactgtgtttttattttaaaattttacaaaaacgtttccacaaaataaaatttgagtgattgttttagctgcacactgtgtttttatttaaactaacTTAGAATATATTTTTGGAACAGGGCAATAATGCGTATATAGATGTGCAACCTgttatacctgtactaagcgctttaACCAAAGTTGTGAAAGTATATGGATGTGCGACATTGTTCACCTGTAATAAGCCTCAGCCTGgagtaacatttatttttgaactttcacttTTATTATACCCTAAACAGAGATAGAGGAATGTTCGTTTTGGCGCAGACGACGTCGACCAAAGAGAAATTCCTTAAATGCCagtaaccaacacaaaataatattaaacgaTATATAAATGCCAGTCACCAACACAAAATCATATGAAAtcatatatacattaaataccaACACAATAataatatgacgtcatcaacgcatgcgcaaagaCATATACAGTATATACGCTGACTTCAACAAAAATAGAAATCGAGTGAGGAAAATTCCCTAATGCTAGTTACCAGAGTTCTATCAAATAAATATGACCAAGGAATATTGCGACGAATGCGGGATTGATCTTGATAAACATGACAGATGCGATAAGTGTGTACCAAGATTAATTATATGTGGAAAAATGTTGTGTTGGCAACATTATATCATGTGGATCACCTACAATAGTGGATACTGTGTTTGTGAAAATCCATAGTTGGGCTCCAATTTTCATATAAATAAAGGGATGTTCAAATTTTATGGAAATAATATTGAAACCAGGGATTTTTACAGCGAGCTCTCAGTACTAAGCGTTGATGAGGttcaaattgaaaaaattgtacTTAGCGATCCTATCCAAACCAACAAGGGCAAAGATGCTAGATATGTTATAGGCTATAAATATGGGAGCAAGATATCGTCACTATTGATCATAACGCCAAAGGGGCTGTATTCAAACGGTGCATCCAGATACGATGATGGATCTTCGCTTAACATGTCATTTGATATGCATCAACATCCTGAATGGCTGGAAAAATATAAGTGTATCCTAGCCAGGATACAGAAATTGTATGGCAGTGAGTTCACCTCATCAGTGAAGAACGGTAGATACCtgaacacaaaaattaaagaatgggAGGGTAAAATAAACACGTATTTCTATGACCAAGCAGTACCACTAACGCAACCTTGCAAATGCatctgcattttaaaaatatccagtatTTATAAACAAGGGAATAAGAACTTTCTAGGACCAGGCACCTTATTGATTCAGATGACGACGACCAGGAACCATTCGTTGTAGTATAGTTAAAACTCGATAGATTTTTGTATATTAACCTTGTATACAAAATAAACTATGAATGATTTGAAAAGAGAAGCCAAAGAATTGGGTATTGTGGGCTACTCCACTATGAAGATGGCTGAATTATAGCCGCGATCCATAAGATAAAATATACTGATACTGCAACGCAGACCCTCGGACCTCATTGTAAAAAATGCTCAGATGTCATGGCTATGAAAATACTCGATGAGTACATAAGAGGCCTCGAAGCAAAACAGAAACGAACAATAATTTATGACGGAGATTTCATGATTGATGCAACTACTGGTGAGGTTGTGGGTATCGTCTAATTTGTTCATTAACAAATTAGATTATGAATATTTAGGTGGTGCCACTAGGTACCGTTGGCATATTTCACAGACTGTAGTTTTTTAAGAAGCTCATTTTTACCCTCTTCACGACCTTGCGCGACTAATTGCTGTCGCTCTTGTTCATTAATTGTTTCCACGATCTTCTTCGTGCGTTGTCTTATTTGTTCtttcaaaaaaagatatttttgtttCTCCTGCATGATCAAACTGAATTCATAATCACTTATCACGCCATTTTCAATCGCTCTTGTATCAAATCAACTATTGAATTCAGCTTAGTCTCTGCAAGGAGTCTTATTGAATCGTGTTTTTTACGTTTATAGTTCAATTTCTTCCCACCTTGTTTTAAGGCAGTCTGTCCTATTCCAACGGCTACCGCTAATGGGACTACAATACCACTCAACATACTTGCAATACCAACACTGCTAGTGATCACACTTATTGCGAGTAATCCATGATCCATGTAATGTATCCAGGTTCCAtgcattccaaattttttagcGAGTTCTTCACGTTGCTTAACTTCGCTTCACAGAAACTGTTCTATTTCCTCTATTTTCTTCAATCGATACACATGCCcctcattttcttgatcaggtgCACTCGGTGGTAAGCTCGGGTAAAGCTTTGTATTGTCAGTCATATTTATTCTATCAACAAGTGCATGTTAATTCCAACGAACGAAACATTCTTATCGTGGTGATACTCGTCTGTCAACATGAACTCGAGACGATTGGTCGAGCCCTTCAAAGGAAGATATACAGGGTTGTCAAAAGCCCACGcaagcatgtctccccatgcgtttagCTCTTGGGTGGGAAGCATAGCCAGTATCTTGGATTTTTTACCATCCAGCAAGCAATCATCCTCATCTAACTGACGGCAAATAAGTCGTAACTTATGATAGACATCAGTCCTGTAGAATGAATCgtagtcacccttcatatagtattttttactggaatcgtagggtagacccaagagctcttgcagttgtcgatgaattACCACCgtgtccatttttcaggacaaacagcttaatcttatcccctgcctgactgttgacgataCTCGCTAAATCCTCGATCTTATACAAAccattcattatttcaattcgaGTAACCGTCTGATCGGGCCCTAGCTTGTGAATAGTAAACTCGTTGTTGCTGTAGAGATTCAGCCACGTAGCGCGGATAGTGATCGACTTCAGGGCGATCCTCGTAtcctgccctaggtagtcctcaaatatcgtaggtTTCTCTATATCTGTGACATACAACTGCTTtatctttctttaaagaaagataAATATCTATTCGTATTCCCCGAAAGTAAAATATATCCCCAATCATGGCAGGTACCTGGAGCAGTTAAAGGGCTCTGATCTCATTGTGCAATCTATCGTTGTTGACGCGAAGGGCTCGTCATTTAAAGTAAGGTTCCCTGATATCTTCGTTGACTATGTTTTCCATGCCAACCCTCCGGTTGACGTATATAAAAATCACCTCTTCAACCTTTGGTCGACACAATTGAACTTCGCGGTATTTTGCGCTACATCGGCTTGTGGGATATTAATGCAGCATCTGATCACATCATTACCAATGGTTCGCACCGTTTACCGATTCCATATGTATTTCCAAATTCGGAAGATCCTCGAAGAACTAGAGATCCCTTTACCAGGCTCTTCCCGCTTTAATCTTTTGAATAACCCCTTCAATAATCAAAAGCTCCATGCATTGGCTCGTGAATTTGGAGTATCTCTAAATGAACACAATtggaaaaatgagacaatttttaGTTCATGGCAAGCAAAACGCAAAGACTTTCCCGGTGCAGGACCTTCGTATTTTGATGCCGATCATGGAGCAGATGGATAATCGAGAAATCAGAGGTTTTAACTTGCATTGGTATTGAAAAGTTATCCCAAAGCGTTAGATATTACGTTTACCTAATACTCGAGAGCCTAGCGAGCGCTCGGTCCAACATCATTGGGAATGATAGCTCCGCGATCGATGCACAACAGCTATACCTCACAACCTTTGAACAGCTGGTGATTAGGCCTACAAATACAGGTCGAGAGATTGCGGAGTTTCAAAACGTTCTAAGGTATGCACGAAGCAAGGTCGACTATAGTGTTGTCCATGGCGTATATATGATCCCAAGCGATATGAACCTGAGGATCGGGAATGTCATGAATTTCACGAATAAAATATTAATCAGTCAAGATTACTTTAATATCGGTGTTAATCCGACTATCAACGCTGTTACCAAGCCCATACCAAAGAAGCATCATCAACGTCAACCCTCCAAGGTACATGATATACCCCTCCCTCCACCATCCTCCGAGGGAGCTGCTGTTCATGAGGATACAAAAGCTATAGTTATCACGTTTGGAGTGGGACTGATACTCGCATATATTTGGTGGAAGTAAGTCTAATGTGTTTTGTCAACATACTGGACTCTCATCTATTCTTACTTTTCCTGTTACCTACATAGGCAACGACGACACCTACAGCACCTGCTATGGCCATGTACAGATGTCTCTCTACATACTCCACGACTTTAGCAGCTACTCGGAAGAATAATGATACGATGGTACCAATGATCCCTGGGAGGGTTGCACCAGCATTGCCTGCTAGATATTTGAGGAACCGTCCTAGTCTCTCCAGCTGCTTTTGAACAAACCCTTTGCTACCACCAATTCCTACAGCTAATCCTGCTGCACCACTACCACCTGTTAGTGCTGCTTGCTATAGCTATCCCTTGCTCTTTGAATAAAATGCTGAGCTTTTCTCGTAGGGATATATCGTCTCCAGCGATTTTCATCAGCTCGGATTTAATGGACCTCAGCTGCTTAAAAACCTCGGAGAAAAGACCGTGCCTACCCAGTTCATCCTTCTTATCTTCCTTCAATTTATTCAATTCATTCTCAATATCCTGAAGCCTTCGTACCACGGGCTTCTGCTTTTTAAGTTCTTTCAACTTACCCTCTTTCGTATTTATCTCGCTATTATATTGTACAAGTTTATCCTTCACCCCCTTAATAATATTTTGCAGGTTTTCAATgtcgagctttaactttcttaCATCAGGGATGATCTCATCGTCGATGCCTGCGAACGAAGTCTCTGCATAACCCTCTATGTCATGAGCAAAATTTTGAATGCTATcaattgttttcatttcaaTAATCTCACCATCCTCTTTACCCGAAGTCTCCTCACCCTTTTTAACAATAACATCAACCTCCAGCGCAAGGTTCTGAGCCTGTGCCCGACCACCATTATTGGGGGTAGAGAAATACTTGGTGAAGCCCATATCGCGAATATCTTGAGCCGCAAGGCCATATTTGTGTAATGTACTTAATGCTAGGAACACTGTTCCATTCTCCTTCGTAACCCTTATACCTTTGAAAAAAAGCTGTTCCCCTTCACGTGTAAAGCTACCCCTGATGACATTGATATCTATCCGAGTTTTATCCAGAGGTCCCAGATCTTGATTATTTAGATGTGTGTAGAAAGCACTTACCTCTTCCTCTAGTATAGATTTTGTTATTCTATCAAGTGTATCTCCTTGCTGCTCCGTCGTGGTATCTCCCGCTGTGCTGTATCCCTGCACGTCTTCGAGCCCACGGATCTCCTGTGGCACAAGGAGTTCACTAGACATTCTCAGACCCAAGATCATCCATCTGAATATCTTCCTCTGGTGTAAAGTCATCCTCATATCCTGTATTAACTGGCATTTATTTCAATCCACAATTGCCTACTAATAAATGTACGGAACTATCTTAAATACGCATAAGCAAATCAAGACTATGATGGCAATGAAGGGTAAAAAACAAAGTGTGAAAATCAGCCACATACCCAGAACCATAGATCCAAAAGAAGATTTGTATGTGGATGTACCAATCCTTGGTCAAAACGACGTAATTTTCCCAGGTTCTGTCAAGCTCCCCTTTGACCTGGAGCTCTCAGGGAGCAATACGAAGAGAACAATTTGCAGCAACATCGGCAAGGCCCTTGTTCAAAACCTTCGCATCAGCTTGAATGGTAATGAAATACAAAACATACAAGATTACAACGTGCTCGCAGTGTACCGTGATCTCTGGATTTCAAAATCTGATAGGGACAATAACCTGATCCTTCGGGGTATCAATCCGAACGATGGAACGATTCGGAGCCTCCAAGTCAAGGCCAGCGACCAGGTAGGAAATAACGAGGAAAAAGCCATAGCCGCGGCCTATGGTAACACGTTCTGCATACCTCTTGGCTCCATGTTCTCGTTGACACGAGACTTGCCCTTCTACCAAGCAGGCTTACACGACAGGCTCCAGTTTATCATTCATTTTGCGCCCTACAGTGACGTTATAAAGGATGCCGGCACTGCGGCATCTGGAAGCACGGCTGCGAAGGCAGCTGATGCTGCCTACAAGATCAGGAATATCTCGCTAGAATTCGACAAGGTTGTAAATGAAGAATTAGCGAATGCTGTGCTCTCAAGGTACTCCAGATTTGCTCTACCTTACGAGCGTATACTTTGCAGCAAAGTGTtaaatatcaagaaaaatgatACGTCGGTCAATATCCAGATTGACACGCCCGCGAAATATCTGAAAGGTATCCTGCTGTTATTTCAGGATCCCGGTGTAGTTAAAGCATATGCTGGTAacaatgaaaatttttacaacCCAAAGATTGAGAAGATCTCTGTCACCATTGAGGGTAGCCCCAATGAGCTCTTCAGCCACGCGGTGTTGCCAAAGGACCACCTAGATCAAGTAGCGGGGCTCTTCGAATCCCATGATTTTATAGTGACTGTTGGACAGTTCTTTACGGAGAGGTATGGGCTTTTTGTTGACTTCAGAGCAAGCCCGGACCATGCCCTACACGGGAGCGGGCGGCCTCTGCAAAGGCTAAGCGACGGCATAACCCTGCACATGTCGAAAAAATCGGATGGCACGGGTAATATAAAATGTTACTTGTATCTGTTGATGGACGCGCAATTAAATACCCTAGGGGGTCGTTTTCATTCAGTAGAATATTAACAccatcaaaatttgtttttgtagatCCAAGACctacaaaataaacatggcaaCTTTAGCGATTATGGCTGGCGGGGCAATAATTAACGCCCTAGCATTCTCAGGAACTAACTATCTCTTCAGCACAATTGGCGGACATAGCGAACAAGAGCGACGACGGCATGACCAGGCTCTTGAAAAATTACAAGCAGCCCAAGCTAAATGGGTCCGGGACCGCCAGGCGAAAATAGACTGGTATAAACGACGGCGGGATGAACAAAGGCAAGCCGGGCAATGTCTCAAGGACCTTGATGAGGGTATGCGAGAATATTTCATAGCGACGATTGAGAAAGCTCCAAAGCTCTCCGACTTTTATGTCCCATCGAAGCAGCAACAGGACGTGAAATGACGTTCATTCTTGTTCCCTTGGCACTCCTCGGCTCCGTAGCGTAGAAATGGGCGTGCTCCAGTCGAATATACAAACAggcatgtttggattttttcaacTGATTCTTTATAGGCTCCCAGTCGTTAATTATGTTGGTTTCTTCATCCACCAATTTCATGTCACTCCTTTCATGCGGGTACCACATGAACAACTGCTTTTTCTGTCTCCTCAGGTTTTTGGGAATTGCGGTATAACTCTGAGTCAACAGCCATAACGAATGCTTCCTGTGCCTCCCGCTAATGGCTAATTCAAGCAGGCTCTGGCGCCTTTTATCCATGGATTCATCCCCGATCATGTCATCAACTATGAAGAGTGTGTTTTCACCAGCCAACAGCGACGACAATTTTTCAATCCAATCAAACAAATTATCTCGTGGTTCTACTAGAAATACATAGGGCTCCCTCCAGAGGCAGGACCTCTCCAAGTAAGTGGTGTTCCATCGTATGGTAAGGCAAAGGATAATGATATTTTGAAAATGGTGCCGGTACTCGTTCTCGAGCAGGTCCAGGCCTCGCTGAGTTTTACCACAGGAGGTAGGCCCAGTGAAAATAGCCGTATGAGGTTCTTTAACAATATCCCACATGTTTGTTGTATGCCATGGGCAGATAACAAAACCTTGAAGATGCTTATTTAGGTTTTGGGACTATACTCGCGGGCAACCACCCATTGCTTACAGTCATCTCACGGCTTCCTCGCCCTGCTGTAAAATATGCTACCATTTCCATAACGTCGCTGGTATCCAACTTGGTTGAAGGGCTCGAGATTCCAAGGAATTTCTTCCCAACCATGGCATATCCAATTGTGAACCCGAGATCCACGACTGTCTCATAGATCGTGTCTATAATCTCCTATAGCTGAGGGGTAACATTTGAactcatgctttattatatGCCTATCTCACAAGAAAAATGTCAATCTCTGCCTTAGGCTCCTGCATAACACTTGGTTGATGAGATATGTCATGTGTGGTAGGCTGCTGGGTACCCGTGGGTCTCTTACGGAAAAAATAGTAGGCACCTCCAATACATGCGATCACGAGTAGGCTACGGCCAATGTATATTCCATTGCTTGACTGTATAGAACAGGTTTCGACTGGAGGTTGTACAACACTATGTTTTTGTCTAAGATCTTTCTTCCTCTTCATCATCAATGCTGCTAGTCTATGATCCTGTGCGACTCTCCCGGGGTGCTTTAATGGTTTTGTAATGACCCTTTCTTCTTGCGGTTGTTCAGTGCTCATTTGTTATAAATCCTGCGGATTATAAAATCACTTACCTTTTACAGAAAGATGGAGGGATAGACCCTGTTCCTCAAGGATCTCTATAGTCTCTTTTATCCCCGTGATTATAGCCTCGGGAGTATTTAAATCTCTCTTAAAGTATCTCAGGAACTCCCTAAATGTTATTGGTTGTTTGTTGTTGGTTGATAATAATACTACACGCGCTGCTCATCTTTTTGTTGATCCTCATCGAACTCTCTCTTCTCTTTAATGGACTTTGAGAGCTGGGTATGGTTTATGGTATGAGAGGCTACCAACAAAGGCGCGAGGAATCGACCAAAGGCTGTATAAACCAGTATACCCAGGTCAGTCATGGACTCTTTAATGATCAAATCATTTTCCAGATCCTGACGGAGAGCATCGACATCATCTATGGATACAAAATTGCTGATGGCTTTGCTATATAGTCCAAACGCATGATTGCTGATGGCTCTCACTGTGGTTTCCCCCTTTTCCTGGAGTTCCTTTTCAACTATGTCGGCGTATATTTTTTCGATAACCTCAGGCGATGCTTTGTCCAGGAATGCCTCAGTACATTTTTTCGGTAAAAGATGCGGCTTGGATTTGCGAGCATCTTTGAGAGCTTGGTGCTTATCTATAGGTTGATCAACAGCCTCTGCTGGTGTTGATACACCACCATCGAATATTTCTGCTAAGTTGTGAGCCATACTTATTAAACGTCGAAATTTCAAGTAACCGATAATGATCATGATGTATGGGAGCAATATTGCGATCAATagcaataacatttttatttctctcGAAGCCGATGATGACCCCGGGCAAGCGTTGTTATTTGATCCGCCTGAACGATCCTTTTGTCATCAGCTCTATTTAACGCGATTTTTGTGACTTCCTGCGTATATATATTGTGACCTTTGTTATTAATACAACGCCAAGTTTTGTTAATATCAATACCTTTTTTCAGACATTGCTCGTAATCTTCAAATGTGATACATTTTTTGGTCACGGTTCTCTTCACCCCTTTGGCCTTACGATCTCCACCATCTTGCGTTAATGCTTTATAGGCGTAGGCCTTCGGTCTCAATGTGATGAATAAAGTCATAATTTTGCCCCCTAATTCGTCTTTCATGAGACCCCTAACTTTCCTGTTCTTCCCTATTGGCAGGGGTCTGTTGTCATCCTTGTCATAAGCACTCGTATCGAAGCGTGTTTCTACATCATCGGCAATATCCCGATAGAAGTCCTCCGTTCTtatatggtatataaatgaatcCGTGTCCATATATTGAAGCCTCAGTTTGCTACCATATTTTGGCTGCATGTAATcgtagtggaactcatacatgaCTGTTTTTGACTGATCCAATATAACTTGACCAATATAGATGGGCTTGGTCATCTTAATACCCGTCCTACCCATCTCAATACCCATGAGGTTCTTACTAAAGCATGTGCCTCTTTTAAAGTTTGGTTGCATGGTCAGCTTTGTATATGAGGCTTCATTCGTAACTAACTTGATGTTGCGGTGATTGCGGATGTTTTCCATGGTTTTCCCAAAGACGCAGAGGTTCATCAATTTATAAAAATCCTTCTCAAAGTCGTTCTTGGCGGCAGTTCTCAGCTTCGTGTTGTGATCGATATATGGCTTAAGCCAGGCACTATGTTTGAATTGAATAGCGCGGTGCACCTTTTTAAGCTCAAGCCCGTGTTTCAGGGCTTGATGTAGAGCTCCGATGTGTACCACGTATTTCTTCTTATGTTCGAGATTTGGTATTAGTTTCTCTACTCTATATACAAACTTGAGCTCCGGCAGGAAGTGGAGCTTGTTGTGTTTGTCGTGTAAATCCTTCGGGTAATCAACATCTACTTCCAGGATATATCCATGTTTGTTATCAGATACCAGCTTCTCGATCTTCTTTTCATTGATTACCCCAATATTCGACACCCATTTAAAACCATGGGTTGGAAGGGGTTGATGCATGGCCCAACCATAGAGATTGTTGAGTCGAGATACTGCAAGTATGACGACTTAACCTCCGGGTCGTATTGGTCTCCCATATATTTGTTATTAGCTCTCGCATAGTGGTGTACAGTTTGGGTGATCCTACCTCGAATACACTTTTCAAACATCAATAACATATCAGGGTCCGTAAGGAGCTCCAGCTTGATCTCGGTATATTTCAACGCTGCTTTCCAGGCCAGGCCTGGGGCACTGTAAAAGTGAGCAGGGTCGAGCTTGTAGTTCTCTTGGCACACTCCTGGAAAGCTCTGGAAGATGTCAGTCAATAGAAGGACATCCGCGACGAGATATATATCATGATAGTCACCCATGGTAGTCTCCTGACCTTTTGGAGTAATGACATTCCATACCCTCCGCGCATGTTCATAGTCATCGCCGGTGATAGAATTCATATTAAGGGTACTATAGAATGCCTCCTTCGGTGGTAGATCATTCTCTTGGAATCGTTTCCAACCATTCATATACTCGTATGGATATATGCCTTTGCGTCGCATGAGCTGAAATGTATCCTCCTCAGGAAAATACCATCGGAGATGTTTGCATTGGGCATCATCGAGATTATTAGCTAATTTCTCAAGGCCTGATGGCAAAAATCTACAGCTGTCTATGAATCTGATTTCGATCTTTTTGTAAAATTCACCATTGCCATATCCCATGCCTGCAATGGGTACCTTGATTATAAAATTGAAGCTGATGTACTTCTCGGTGTTTTCGGCGATACAACCTATATCCTGGGTGTCATATTTTTCGCCCAGCTCGCGAATAAACAAGTGAGCATCATACCCCGATAGGTTGTGGAATATCACAGATACATGGTTGGGTATTTTATACTTGAGGTTGCAGGTGTTGTGAGCCGCTCCTCGATATAACTCTGTGTAATGACAATGATCCCTAACCTTGCGATTATCGTTGAATTGCTTCATGCAAACGTGACATGTTTCAGCAGCATCGTGCTCCCTCTTCTGATCCTCTGTCAGTTCTGTCATAGGCTTCTGTGGGAAGGTAGCGTAGAGCCGCTTTACCTCATCCTCCAGGTGGTTGACAAAGCGGGTTACACAGTCCTCATCCCTGTATACTGTTAGCGGGTCCGGCACTTCTCCATATGCGAAAGTGAAGTATGTGGCCCACCCGCATGGTACatgcttattcagcgtcttggTCTTAGTATCACGAGCATTTTCCTTCTTTGGGATTAGTAGGCTTTCAAAGTCCGCATAGATTTGAATTGCTGCTGACCATCTTGGTAGTATAGCCATTTTTCCTTCTCGCTGGGCATCGTGATCTTTACCGCTTCATTGTCTTTGCAGTAGGTATAGTGATTGTCTCTGGATTCTACTGCCTGAAATCCTTGTAAGCAACTCATACAAAAGTGAATCTTCCTATTATTCCTAGATATTTCGCTACCTAATAattgagaaatatttttaatggtTACGTAATGGTTCCTCTTCTCATCGGTAAGCAGTAGCAGATTAGCCTGCTTctctctttcattaaatgttgATCGTCGCAATATATTAAATCTTCCCGTCGCATACAAGACGTTCACGGCAATGTCGGGATTGTTACGTTCAAATTTGTTGATGTCCTTGATGGATGTTGGAAATTCAATGCCTTGCCAGTTATACCGCTCCGCATATGGCCGGAGCTTGCTTATTTTCTGAAGATCTTTTGATATATCCTCATGATGCAGGGCGGCTATAATAGCCCATCGGAAACATTCTTGATCGTTGTTATTCGGGTTGATGATGGCTTTCTTCGTAGCGATCCACTTGGGTGTTTCAATGTTTGAGGAGCCTCGCGTTAGCTTCAGCTTATGAAAATCAACATTTAAATGCTGAATGCGACCTATGCTAAACCCAGATTTGGGTAATGCATGATTTTCTACATGCGTTCTGATTTGATTAAACATCATATCTATAATTTAATCTATGATGGTACCTTGGAATACGGATGTCGTGTTGCTATGGAATACCTTGTCTACTTCGATAAACTCGTTGGTACCATCAATAGATTTCGTCCATAGGATCCAGAGGGAGCATTGGATTTTCGCAAATCCCATGTCTTCCACTTGGTTTTCGATGATTGTTTTCACGTTTGATTGAACCATGCCCAGGTATACATCAATATCTGTTCCATCGATGCCAGTTATGCGGTAACTCCTGAATGTTTTGTGaagagcatgcttatgttcctgaGGCGTAAAATCATGCTCCTTTTGATCATCCTCTGCATGATCCTCCTTTGCCTCCTCCTCAACTTCACCTATCAGAGTCTTCTTGGCACCATTATATAAAGAGAGTATTGGagtttttatcaatttaaatGTTTCCCTTACTGGTTTCTTGATACTCTCTGGTACATGTGATAATAGCCACTCTGACCACTCCCGCAGCTTACTATTGACTACTGGATGAGTTCTCTTCAGCTCCTGGCGTTCAAACTCGTTCATTTCCTCGAACGTGGGAACATGTGGCTCGATATTC
Above is a window of Hydractinia symbiolongicarpus strain clone_291-10 chromosome 3, HSymV2.1, whole genome shotgun sequence DNA encoding:
- the LOC130637022 gene encoding uncharacterized protein LOC130637022, whose product is MTELTEDQKREHDAAETCHVCMKQFNDNRKVRDHCHYTELYRGAAHNTCNLKYKIPNHVSVIFHNLSGYDAHLFIRELGEKYDTQDIGCIAENTEKYISFNFIIKVPIAGMGYGNGEFYKKIEIRFIDSCRFLPSGLEKLANNLDDAQCKHLRWYFPEEDTFQLMRRKGIYPYEYMNGWKRFQENDLPPKEAFYSTLNMNSITGDDYEHARRVWNVITPKGQETTMGDYHDIYLVADVLLLTDIFQSFPGVCQENYKLDPAHFYSAPGLAWKAALKYTEIKLELLTDPDMLLMFEKCIRVSRLNNLYGWAMHQPLPTHGFKWVSNIGVINEKKIEKLVSDNKHGYILEVDVDYPKDLHDKHNKLHFLPELKFVYRVEKLIPNLEHKKKYVVHIGALHQALKHGLELKKVHRAIQFKHSAWLKPYIDHNTKLRTAAKNDFEKDFYKLMNLCVFGKTMENIRNHRNIKLVTNEASYTKLTMQPNFKRGTCFSKNLMGIEMGRTGIKMTKPIYIGQVILDQSKTVMYEFHYDYMQPKYGSKLRLQYMDTDSFIYHIRTEDFYRDIADDVETRFDTSAYDKDDNRPLPIGKNRKVRGLMKDELGGKIMTLFITLRPKAYAYKALTQDGGDRKAKGVKRTVTKKCITFEDYEQCLKKGIDINKTWRCINNKGHNIYTQEVTKIALNRADDKRIVQADQITTLARGHHRLREK